One window of Saimiri boliviensis isolate mSaiBol1 chromosome 4, mSaiBol1.pri, whole genome shotgun sequence genomic DNA carries:
- the LOC101040042 gene encoding large ribosomal subunit protein eL21-like, with product MTNTKGKRRGTRYMFSRPFRKHGVVPLATYMRIYKKGDTVDIKGMGTVQKGMPHKCYHGKTGRVYNVPQHTVGIVVNKQVKGKILAKRMNVRIEHIKHSKSRDSFLKRVKENDQTKKEAKEKGTWVQLKRQPAPPREAHCVRTNGKEPELLEPIPYEFMA from the coding sequence atgacgaacacaaagggaaagaggagaggcactcgatacatgttctctaggccttttagaaaacatggagttgttcctttggccacatatatgcgaatctataagaaaggtgatactgtagacatcaagggaatgggtactgttcaaaaaggaatgccccacaaatgTTATCATGGCAAAACAGGAAGGGTCTACAATGTTCCCCAGCATActgttggcattgttgtaaacaaacaagttaagggcaagattcttgccaagagaatgaatgtgcgtattgagcacatcaagcactctaagagccgagatagcttcctaaaacgtgtgaaggaaaatgatcagaccaagaaagaagccaaagaaaaaggtacctgggtccaactgaagcgccagcctgctccacccagagaagcgCACTgtgtgagaaccaatgggaaggagcctgagctgctggaacctattccctatgaattcatggcataa